In Armatimonadota bacterium, the genomic stretch GTTCTCGGAGAAGTTGTCTCAACTGTTCCCAGTTGCACCTCTTTATCATCGGGAGAAGTTGGCTTACATACCGCTCTTCTGGATTTGTTCCGACTCGGCAGAGATAACTTTTCTAGAAGCGTAGTCGTTCGTTTTGACAAAAGCATTCCACCGGCCGCGTTCAAAAATCAAAGGGCTTCTCGTGATAAGCCGACGTACGGAGGACCCAAAGCAAACTTGTTCAACATGCTCCCTGATCGAACAGTTGACCTATTCGTTGTGTATAGAGGAACCGAGGAAGTGAAAATTGATACTGACTCAAAGTTCCAAAAGGTTGGAGATGTGTTAGACGTCTCAACGGTGGAAATTAAGGGCGAGACCAACCTAGAAGGCGTTAAGGTAGCTCACTATCAGTGCGCCCAAGGATTGTATTACGGGGTGACGACAATCACAGTCGGCGGAAAATCTCAGTCATTCACCGTCAACGAGGCCGAGGCAATCGACGAGTTCTCCGGCTTGAAGTTGATCGCAATCTACCAAGCGGATTCCCCCGGTCGGCTGGGTTTGCGAAGTCCTATTGCAGGCATTAGTCGCTCGAGGAATCCCGCGGCTGCGTTTCTAACCTTTGACGCCATCGCGATAATCGATCCAGCGGCAAACAACCCTTCTCTGGGCGCAGGAATCACTTATAACTTCTCTTTTGGTGCAAGGCAGGATGAGAATTTGGAAGGTAGGTACGGATTCCCTCTTTTCTTCTCAGTTACTGTGGGGATCAACGGTCTTGGCTCTAGCGGTCAAGTCGGAAGTGGACGTCCCTTCATCGCCCCGGGAATCACGTTAAGATTCCGAACCTAAAAACTCATGGCAAAAAAACTATGCATTGACCCTGGACATGGTCTTGGAAACAAGGCCCCGACCGTATTCGACCCTGGAGCAATTTCTGAAGGCGTTTCTGAAGCAGACGTCGTCCTCGCCTATGCGCTAGCGATAAAGTTTGTTGCGCTTCAGCGAGGAATTCACGTCTTTCTGACTCGCGATGAGCAAAGTGATGTAACTCCTGTTGGATCGAGAGCCGGTGCTGCGCGGCAGGCAGGTTGCGACCTTTTCATCAGCTTGCATCTGAACTCTGCCTCTCCCTCGGCAAGCGGTACAGAAACCTACTACCGAGACGCGGCCGACAAAAAGCTTGCCGAAGTAGTTCAAACTGCCGTGCTCACGGCACTGCAGTTTAAAGACCGTAGAGTGAAAAATGAGAAGCAGTCGCAACATCCGAGATTGGCGGTACTGGATTTTTCCGGACCCGCGTGCTTAGTGGAACTAGGTTTTGTGTCGAACGCAAACAACAGGCAGAAACTCCTTCTTCGTTCGTCCAGACTTGCAGTAGCTCACGCGATTCTTGATGCTGTGATCGCCGCTTACGGGCCGCTGTCGTGATGCAAGCAAGTGGTCCCTCGCCGCGATTACGGATGTGCTGCTGGTTGCCACGAATATAGCTGTGTTGACTGCTATAGCACTCGGCATTTGTCGGTCACAGCACTTTCAATCGGATACTGTGTGGAGAAATGCTCTGATGCCATGAGAATCGACGACTTGGTTCAAGTTTCATGCTCAGTAGCCCTATCGAATATATGTAACTGACTTATGATCGTCTTCCTAAGCGATATTCATTTCAGCGATGGCACTGCGGGTCCACCGAACGTGCCTCCGGGGGCGTTTAGGGGTGCCTACAAGGACTTGAAGGAAATGGCACGCGATGCAAAAGCCCAGCGACTTGAAATTGTGTTTCTCGGCGATATTTTCGACCTCATTCGGACTGCAGCTTGGCAAGACGTCGTTGAGCCGATGAGGCCCTGGGGACAACCTGATGGAGTCTGGACCTCCGATCAGGACAATGCGGCATTGAAACTCCTCGAGTCGATTTCTGATTTGAACAACGAAGCTCTTGAAGTCCTGGCAAGCTCACCCATCGAGAACACGATCCGAACTTTCATCCCCGGCAATCACGATCGGATCGTCAATCTTTCGCCCAAGTTAAGAACCCAAGTATGTAAGGCCCTAGACTTAGCTCACAATCCTGCCAGAAAATTCAAGCACCACTTTGCAAACTCACAGGCTCGCACATTTGCACGACATGGGCACGAGTTCGACGCGTTTAATTTTGAGGGGAGCAAGAGTTTCGCAAAGCGAAAGTGGACCGAAATTCCTCAGCGAGACTACGACATGACTCCAATTGGTGACCTATTAGCAGCCGAGATTTCTGCCAAACTGCCAGGCGCAGTTATGAAGAAGTTGCCCGTGGGAGAAAAGAGCTACCCCGAGTTAGCCGCCAGATTACGAGATCTCTTTGACGTTCGACCAGCCACTGCGATACTCGCATTTCTTGGCTACCAGATCCAAAATTTTAATGACCCGGAGATCACAAAGGCAATAAACAGAGGATTCCAAGAAGTCGTTTCTGAGTTTCGGGAACTCACTTATGTTCAACGGTGGATAGAGAAAAAGGATCGCTTGTACAACCCATTCGA encodes the following:
- a CDS encoding N-acetylmuramoyl-L-alanine amidase; the protein is MAKKLCIDPGHGLGNKAPTVFDPGAISEGVSEADVVLAYALAIKFVALQRGIHVFLTRDEQSDVTPVGSRAGAARQAGCDLFISLHLNSASPSASGTETYYRDAADKKLAEVVQTAVLTALQFKDRRVKNEKQSQHPRLAVLDFSGPACLVELGFVSNANNRQKLLLRSSRLAVAHAILDAVIAAYGPLS
- a CDS encoding metallophosphoesterase; its protein translation is MIVFLSDIHFSDGTAGPPNVPPGAFRGAYKDLKEMARDAKAQRLEIVFLGDIFDLIRTAAWQDVVEPMRPWGQPDGVWTSDQDNAALKLLESISDLNNEALEVLASSPIENTIRTFIPGNHDRIVNLSPKLRTQVCKALDLAHNPARKFKHHFANSQARTFARHGHEFDAFNFEGSKSFAKRKWTEIPQRDYDMTPIGDLLAAEISAKLPGAVMKKLPVGEKSYPELAARLRDLFDVRPATAILAFLGYQIQNFNDPEITKAINRGFQEVVSEFRELTYVQRWIEKKDRLYNPFDKADILQFILFLGKHVDLSQLEAAAKGYEFFSRSRSSDNLAQDAAEEFRRLDQSYEFNDPPVEFVLYGHTHSPEQRLIAIQGHEPNVRPRFYLNTGMWRPMHNQGLLDGFASWDTLCYTVIYEPGEEWKGNFKCDRPMFEVWTGGLER